In Psychrobacter immobilis, a single genomic region encodes these proteins:
- a CDS encoding ABC transporter permease produces the protein MSGTDDIQVFLTYGDIALASSLIIIVLIISWRLRLQLTKTLLIAAIRTVLQLSFIGLILAWIFAREQWYEVLLILTIMTLIAGAAAKNRVKRSYKGLLTDTLLAVSASAILVTAIAIMIILKVQPWYTPQFVIPILGLILGNSLTAISLTSNQLIESFHEQQGRIEMMLSLSARPFEAVHEPIRAAIVNGMTPTLNSMLVVGIVSLPGMMTGQILAGADPTQAIRYQILTMFLICVSSTLGCTISALLIYRRFFNKNKQLILP, from the coding sequence ATGAGCGGTACAGATGACATACAAGTATTTTTAACTTACGGTGATATTGCGCTTGCCAGCAGCTTAATTATCATCGTTCTTATTATCTCTTGGCGGCTACGCTTACAGCTGACCAAAACGCTGTTAATCGCAGCTATCCGCACGGTACTCCAGCTTAGTTTTATTGGTTTGATATTGGCATGGATTTTTGCTCGTGAACAGTGGTATGAAGTCCTGTTAATTTTGACCATCATGACCTTGATTGCAGGCGCTGCTGCCAAAAATCGCGTCAAACGTAGCTATAAAGGTTTGTTAACTGACACTTTGCTGGCAGTAAGCGCTTCGGCTATATTAGTCACTGCGATAGCCATCATGATTATTTTAAAGGTACAGCCTTGGTACACACCGCAATTCGTTATTCCTATATTGGGGCTAATATTGGGCAATTCGCTCACCGCTATCTCATTGACCAGCAACCAGTTGATTGAATCCTTTCATGAGCAGCAAGGACGTATAGAGATGATGCTCAGCCTATCTGCTCGCCCATTTGAAGCAGTGCATGAACCAATACGCGCCGCCATTGTCAATGGCATGACTCCAACGCTGAACTCTATGCTAGTCGTCGGTATCGTTAGCTTGCCCGGAATGATGACGGGTCAAATATTGGCTGGCGCTGACCCCACTCAAGCGATTCGCTATCAGATACTCACTATGTTTTTGATATGTGTGAGCAGTACGCTCGGCTGTACGATCAGCGCTTTACTCATTTATCGACGCTTTTTTAATAAAAACAAGCAGCTGATATTACCTTAA
- a CDS encoding ABC transporter ATP-binding protein — protein sequence MHLHNNKPILILENIQVHSKRTASIPAYNENKVGDKNINDKNMEATEATTSALSTICQRWIGKLRPNPVSQPIIPAHQRLLIDGATGKLLAGQVTVLTGASGSGKSVLLRVLAGLLPMSGGNVRLRSDDQSTSSAYYSIHDTAPIQWRTHVALLAQHPQLLEGSVLENLQMPYQLQAHQHRRFDIDWHIAQLEQLQRSADFLQQEIYHLSGGERQLVNTLRLLQLNPRVLLLDEPTAALDSDTSAQLVNLLMNWLEADSQRTLLWVTHDTKDIMPLADQHWQMQAGVLTEIF from the coding sequence ATGCATCTCCATAATAACAAACCGATACTGATATTAGAGAATATTCAGGTACACAGTAAACGTACAGCCAGCATACCTGCCTATAATGAGAATAAGGTTGGCGATAAAAATATTAATGACAAAAATATGGAGGCCACAGAAGCCACAACATCTGCGCTATCTACCATTTGTCAAAGATGGATCGGCAAACTAAGACCAAACCCTGTCTCTCAGCCAATCATACCTGCACATCAACGATTATTAATCGATGGCGCCACAGGCAAGCTGTTAGCAGGTCAAGTAACCGTGTTGACAGGCGCTTCTGGCAGTGGTAAATCGGTATTATTACGGGTATTGGCTGGACTATTGCCCATGAGCGGTGGCAATGTTCGTTTGCGCTCTGATGACCAATCAACCAGTAGTGCTTATTATAGTATCCATGATACTGCACCGATACAGTGGCGCACGCACGTTGCCCTACTCGCCCAGCACCCACAATTATTAGAAGGCAGTGTGCTTGAGAACTTGCAAATGCCTTATCAGCTACAAGCGCATCAGCATCGCAGGTTTGATATCGACTGGCATATCGCACAGCTTGAGCAATTGCAACGCAGCGCTGACTTTTTGCAGCAAGAAATCTATCATCTATCGGGCGGCGAGCGGCAACTGGTCAACACGTTACGCCTCTTACAATTGAACCCACGGGTGTTATTACTAGATGAGCCTACCGCTGCCCTAGACAGTGACACATCAGCCCAGCTCGTCAATCTACTCATGAACTGGTTAGAGGCAGATAGTCAGCGTACACTACTGTGGGTAACTCACGATACAAAAGACATCATGCCATTAGCCGATCAGCATTGGCAGATGCAAGCAGGGGTATTAACTGAGATATTCTAA
- a CDS encoding hotdog family protein, which translates to MIKNNSKNTNTVASVDGEYTPLFTKNYNVYINHTDAGGIVYHANHLVFFENCRRDWFGELNLNGYFLQTDDGEIQHFVVSQADLQYKRAILLDEVISVRIDKVELKPASIIFYQSIYRNSPDSLSSDYANSNANASSLLSSGKIVIACVQNQVKTKPLSNSKADTAVASATPMRPIRVPKHLRDAIEQAIHEQLNA; encoded by the coding sequence ATGATAAAAAATAACAGCAAAAATACAAACACAGTGGCAAGTGTAGACGGCGAATATACGCCATTGTTTACCAAAAATTATAATGTCTATATTAACCATACTGATGCAGGCGGTATAGTCTACCATGCCAATCATTTGGTGTTTTTTGAAAACTGCCGCCGTGATTGGTTTGGGGAACTGAATTTAAACGGGTATTTTTTGCAGACTGACGATGGAGAAATCCAGCATTTTGTTGTCAGTCAAGCAGACTTGCAATACAAAAGAGCTATTTTGTTAGATGAAGTCATCAGTGTGCGCATCGATAAAGTCGAGTTAAAACCTGCCAGCATTATCTTTTACCAGAGTATTTATCGTAACAGCCCAGACAGCCTTTCTTCTGATTATGCTAATAGCAATGCTAATGCTAGCAGCTTATTAAGTAGTGGCAAAATTGTCATTGCTTGTGTGCAAAACCAAGTCAAAACCAAACCGCTATCCAATAGTAAGGCAGATACTGCGGTTGCTAGTGCCACGCCCATGCGCCCTATTCGTGTTCCAAAGCATTTACGCGATGCCATTGAGCAAGCGATCCACGAGCAGTTGAATGCTTAG
- the xthA gene encoding exodeoxyribonuclease III: MTRFVSFNINGIRARQHQLEAVREVIDPDVMGLQETKVHDEQFPLENIESLGYHVEYFGQKAHYGVALLSKVAPIFVQKGFPGEEVEAQKRFIHARYEFDGREIDVLNGYFPQGESQDHPTKFPMKRAYYADLMAYIDTLKAEGRSLIIMGDMNIAPEDTDIGIGDVNAKRWLKNRKTSFLPEEREWYAALMSRELTDTYRLHYPESTELYSWFDYRSRGFNDEPKRGLRIDHILCSSDLVEACVDAGISYELRAMEKPSDHAPIWSAFDLKKR, from the coding sequence ATGACCCGTTTTGTCAGTTTTAATATCAATGGTATTCGCGCTCGTCAACATCAGCTTGAGGCCGTGCGAGAAGTGATCGATCCTGATGTGATGGGTCTACAGGAAACCAAAGTACATGATGAGCAATTCCCCCTAGAAAACATAGAGAGTCTGGGCTATCACGTAGAGTACTTTGGGCAAAAAGCCCATTATGGTGTGGCGCTACTATCCAAGGTTGCACCTATATTTGTGCAAAAGGGTTTTCCTGGTGAAGAGGTCGAGGCACAGAAGCGTTTTATTCATGCACGATATGAATTTGACGGTCGTGAAATTGATGTGCTTAATGGCTATTTTCCACAAGGAGAGAGCCAAGACCATCCGACTAAATTTCCGATGAAGCGGGCTTATTATGCAGATTTAATGGCGTATATCGATACCCTAAAAGCAGAAGGTCGCTCGCTCATAATCATGGGTGATATGAATATTGCTCCAGAAGATACTGATATTGGCATTGGCGACGTCAATGCTAAGCGCTGGTTGAAAAATAGAAAGACCTCGTTTTTACCAGAAGAACGCGAGTGGTATGCGGCGCTGATGTCACGCGAGCTGACAGATACCTATCGCTTACATTATCCAGAGAGCACAGAGCTATATAGCTGGTTTGATTATCGCAGCCGTGGGTTCAATGATGAGCCGAAACGTGGCTTGCGTATCGATCATATTTTGTGCAGCTCGGATCTTGTTGAGGCCTGTGTTGATGCTGGGATTAGTTATGAGCTACGGGCGATGGAAAAACCGTCTGATCATGCGCCAATTTGGTCGGCATTTGATTTAAAAAAACGGTAA
- the argJ gene encoding bifunctional glutamate N-acetyltransferase/amino-acid acetyltransferase ArgJ: MAVGNVAVPDIIYPIEGIKLSATAAGVRYKDRDDLVVIEIADTATTAVVTTKNTFCAAPVRVLREHFAKMSPRYLVTNTGNANAGTGADGKRRAVDICAALASKAGVDSNAILPFSTGVIGEPLNSDAVIAGLDNALANLGADNWLAAANGIRTTDTIPKLASQKIDVAGVSYHITGMSKGSGMIRPNMATMLGYVATDANIAADLLQEMLSAINEQSFNRITVDGDTSTNDCCVLIATGAASSDIIDSPEHPHYQAIFSALTEVFVRLAQLIVRDGEGATKFMTVNVTGGKTTQECCDVAYAVAHSPLVKTAFFASDANWGRILAAVGYAGIEDLDTEQVDVYLDEVMICQNGGVAPSYTEAAGKTVMSRPEITIHIDLARGDASDTVYTCDLSYDYVKINADYRS; the protein is encoded by the coding sequence ATGGCAGTCGGAAATGTTGCAGTACCTGATATTATTTATCCTATCGAAGGAATCAAGCTAAGCGCCACTGCCGCAGGCGTACGCTATAAAGACCGAGATGATTTAGTAGTGATTGAGATCGCTGATACCGCGACCACTGCGGTTGTGACCACCAAAAACACCTTTTGTGCTGCGCCTGTACGGGTGTTGCGTGAGCATTTTGCCAAGATGAGTCCGCGTTATTTGGTCACTAACACAGGTAATGCTAATGCTGGGACGGGTGCTGATGGCAAACGTCGCGCCGTTGATATCTGTGCCGCTCTGGCGAGTAAGGCTGGCGTGGATAGTAATGCAATATTGCCATTCTCGACTGGTGTCATTGGCGAGCCATTAAATAGCGATGCGGTCATCGCGGGCTTAGATAATGCACTTGCCAATTTGGGGGCTGATAATTGGCTTGCCGCGGCGAATGGTATTCGCACCACAGATACGATTCCGAAGCTCGCTAGCCAAAAAATCGACGTGGCGGGTGTTAGCTATCATATAACGGGTATGTCGAAAGGCTCAGGCATGATACGCCCTAATATGGCAACCATGCTGGGTTATGTGGCAACTGATGCCAATATCGCTGCTGACCTATTACAAGAGATGCTAAGTGCCATTAATGAGCAGTCTTTTAACCGCATCACTGTCGATGGCGACACTTCAACCAATGATTGCTGTGTGTTGATCGCCACGGGTGCTGCCAGCTCAGATATCATTGATAGTCCAGAACATCCGCATTATCAGGCTATATTTTCGGCTTTGACCGAGGTGTTTGTCCGTCTGGCGCAATTAATCGTACGTGATGGCGAGGGTGCTACCAAGTTTATGACCGTCAACGTCACTGGTGGCAAAACAACGCAAGAGTGCTGCGATGTGGCATATGCGGTCGCGCATTCACCGTTGGTCAAAACCGCATTTTTCGCTAGCGATGCCAATTGGGGTCGTATCTTAGCGGCAGTGGGTTATGCTGGTATCGAAGACTTGGATACGGAACAAGTGGATGTTTATCTAGATGAAGTCATGATTTGCCAGAATGGTGGTGTCGCCCCTAGTTATACGGAAGCGGCAGGTAAGACCGTCATGAGTCGCCCTGAGATTACCATTCATATCGATCTTGCTCGCGGCGATGCTAGCGATACGGTTTATACTTGTGATTTGTCCTATGACTACGTCAAAATTAATGCGGATTATCGTAGTTAA
- a CDS encoding DUF4377 domain-containing protein produces MKKLVLAAVMTAFALSGCSTMGMDNERTMVVDGQPMNVKVVNIPSFEIEVAPLKAVCELSTAEGTKVEAECLQYRQTYQKNYTPLNGNIQGFTYEPNYRYVLDVRQEVMMDENTNMAKPVWILNEVVSKTAE; encoded by the coding sequence ATGAAAAAATTAGTACTTGCAGCAGTAATGACCGCCTTTGCCCTGTCAGGTTGCTCTACCATGGGTATGGATAACGAACGTACGATGGTTGTCGATGGGCAACCTATGAATGTTAAAGTGGTTAACATTCCAAGTTTTGAAATAGAAGTAGCACCACTGAAAGCTGTCTGTGAGCTGTCAACAGCTGAGGGTACTAAGGTTGAAGCAGAATGCCTACAGTATCGCCAGACTTATCAGAAAAACTACACACCTTTAAACGGCAATATTCAGGGCTTCACTTATGAGCCAAACTATCGTTATGTTCTAGACGTTCGCCAAGAAGTAATGATGGATGAAAATACTAACATGGCTAAGCCAGTTTGGATTCTAAACGAAGTGGTTTCAAAAACAGCTGAGTAA
- a CDS encoding L-serine ammonia-lyase → MISVFDLFKIGIGPSSSHTVGPMVAANLFLGSLTKQTELTAITGVEIELYGSLAATGKGHATDTAILLGLLGHAPSTIDTRLTSQYLSPIFSDKQLNIAGTHVIAFETERDIHWYDETVLPYHPNALTIRALLTDGSHYQQTYYSVGGGFVINEEDATNPDEDNATPTIDAIPYPFNSAAELLEQCRQHHLSVSELVLANECHYRNQSEVFAYLDSIWESMQDCVTRGCQNSGILPGGLDVKRRAQALHLQLCAEKNQPITKNDKLAAMDWIDLYALAVNEENANGGNVVTAPTNGAAGIIPAVMHYYRDFLSSYSQDGARKFLLNATAIGSLIKQNASISGAEVGCQGEVGSACAMAASALAEILGGDPAKCLNAAEIGIEHNLGLTCDPVGGLVQVPCIERNAMGAVKAVNAARLACRGNGQHFVSLDKVIETMKVTGADMLDKYKETSRGGLAVYADNRIPTATHGVSVKYSQC, encoded by the coding sequence ATGATTAGTGTTTTTGATTTATTTAAAATTGGTATTGGCCCATCAAGCTCACACACGGTAGGACCCATGGTCGCCGCCAATCTTTTTTTGGGCTCATTAACCAAGCAAACAGAGCTGACGGCTATTACAGGCGTTGAAATTGAGCTTTATGGCTCTTTGGCAGCCACAGGCAAAGGGCATGCAACCGATACTGCTATATTGTTAGGGCTGCTTGGGCATGCTCCTAGTACGATCGATACCCGTTTGACCAGTCAATATTTGTCGCCGATTTTTTCAGACAAACAGCTCAATATAGCAGGCACGCATGTTATTGCCTTTGAGACAGAGCGCGATATTCACTGGTATGACGAAACCGTTTTGCCCTACCATCCTAATGCCTTGACTATCCGTGCATTATTGACCGACGGCAGTCATTATCAACAAACCTATTATTCGGTAGGTGGCGGCTTTGTTATCAATGAAGAAGATGCCACCAATCCGGATGAAGATAACGCCACACCGACCATTGACGCCATTCCTTACCCCTTTAATAGCGCCGCAGAATTGCTGGAGCAATGTCGTCAACACCACTTAAGCGTTAGTGAATTGGTATTAGCAAATGAATGTCATTACCGCAATCAATCAGAAGTTTTTGCTTATTTAGACTCTATTTGGGAGTCAATGCAGGACTGCGTGACGCGAGGCTGTCAAAACAGTGGCATATTGCCTGGAGGCTTGGATGTAAAGCGCCGTGCCCAAGCATTACATCTACAGCTGTGCGCCGAGAAAAACCAACCCATTACCAAAAATGACAAACTCGCTGCCATGGATTGGATTGATTTATATGCCTTAGCGGTCAATGAAGAAAATGCCAATGGCGGAAATGTCGTCACTGCCCCCACCAACGGTGCAGCAGGTATTATTCCTGCGGTGATGCATTACTATCGTGACTTTTTATCAAGCTATAGCCAAGATGGTGCACGCAAGTTTTTGTTAAATGCGACTGCTATTGGCAGTTTAATCAAACAAAATGCCTCCATCTCTGGCGCTGAAGTTGGTTGCCAAGGTGAAGTTGGTTCTGCTTGTGCCATGGCAGCTTCTGCCTTGGCAGAAATTTTAGGCGGTGATCCAGCTAAATGCCTTAATGCGGCCGAAATTGGTATCGAACATAACTTAGGTCTGACATGCGACCCTGTAGGCGGTCTAGTGCAAGTGCCTTGTATCGAGCGCAATGCCATGGGCGCCGTCAAAGCTGTCAATGCGGCGCGACTTGCTTGCCGTGGTAATGGACAGCACTTTGTCTCTTTAGATAAAGTGATTGAAACCATGAAAGTCACTGGTGCGGATATGCTAGATAAATACAAAGAAACCTCACGAGGCGGTCTTGCCGTTTATGCAGACAATCGCATCCCTACTGCCACTCATGGCGTCAGTGTAAAATATAGTCAGTGCTAA